A window from Roseburia sp. 499 encodes these proteins:
- a CDS encoding FAD-dependent oxidoreductase, with the protein MESIWKQQIQLPKRSVLKEDIHIKNVVIGAGMAGLLTAYMLQERGQEVAVLEANTVASGQTGHTTAKITSQHNLIYAYLVEKFGEEKALQYGRANEKAIREYERIIQKEKIDCHFRRCSAYLYTEQEERVQELENEVQAARLCGIEAEFTKKTELPFSVAGAVRFHNQAQFHPLEFVKKISEKLRIYEHSRVTRLEDHCVFTEHGMVEAEHVVFACHYPWLLTPGYYFLRMHQERSYVLALETKKEMGGMYLGIDTEGYSFRGIEEDGKHMILLDGGSHRTGENIEGGKYQMLRKRAQEWYPESKEQAHWSAQDCMPLDKIPYIGYFSSDIPNWYVATGFGKWGMTSSMVAAEIITDMILGLENENEEVFAPQRFPVTAMSGNLAENTAKAVKGLSKQFMNTDQIPSKCSHMGCKLEKNADEGTWECPCHGSGFSADGEVLRGPAQENLAMYKKCH; encoded by the coding sequence ATGGAATCAATCTGGAAACAACAAATACAATTACCAAAAAGAAGTGTATTAAAAGAAGATATTCATATAAAAAACGTGGTAATCGGAGCAGGAATGGCGGGACTTTTAACAGCTTATATGCTACAAGAAAGGGGGCAAGAGGTGGCAGTGCTGGAGGCGAATACAGTGGCCTCAGGGCAAACAGGACATACCACAGCGAAAATTACATCACAACATAATTTAATATATGCTTATTTGGTTGAAAAGTTTGGAGAAGAAAAGGCACTACAGTATGGAAGAGCAAATGAAAAAGCAATTCGGGAATATGAAAGAATTATTCAAAAGGAAAAGATAGACTGTCATTTTCGTCGTTGTTCTGCTTATCTGTATACGGAACAGGAAGAAAGAGTACAGGAATTGGAAAATGAAGTACAGGCAGCAAGACTTTGCGGAATTGAAGCAGAATTTACGAAAAAAACAGAGCTACCTTTTTCTGTGGCGGGCGCGGTAAGATTTCACAATCAGGCACAATTTCATCCATTGGAATTTGTGAAGAAAATATCAGAGAAACTTAGGATATATGAACATTCCAGAGTAACACGGTTAGAAGACCATTGTGTATTTACGGAACATGGTATGGTAGAGGCAGAACATGTGGTTTTTGCCTGCCATTATCCATGGCTTTTGACGCCGGGGTACTATTTCTTACGGATGCATCAGGAGCGCAGTTATGTGCTGGCTCTGGAAACAAAAAAGGAAATGGGTGGTATGTACCTTGGAATAGATACAGAAGGGTATTCATTTCGGGGAATAGAGGAGGATGGAAAGCACATGATTCTTCTGGACGGCGGCAGTCATCGTACTGGAGAAAATATAGAAGGTGGGAAGTATCAGATGTTGCGGAAACGGGCACAGGAGTGGTATCCGGAAAGTAAAGAACAGGCACATTGGTCGGCACAAGATTGTATGCCTTTGGACAAAATTCCGTATATTGGATATTTTTCTTCGGATATTCCTAATTGGTATGTAGCGACTGGATTTGGAAAGTGGGGAATGACTAGTTCTATGGTGGCAGCCGAAATAATTACAGATATGATTTTAGGATTAGAAAACGAGAATGAGGAAGTGTTTGCACCGCAGCGTTTTCCGGTTACTGCCATGTCTGGAAATTTGGCGGAAAATACAGCGAAGGCAGTAAAGGGATTGTCGAAACAATTCATGAATACGGATCAGATTCCTTCTAAATGCAGTCATATGGGATGTAAACTAGAAAAGAATGCAGATGAAGGAACATGGGAGTGCCCATGTCATGGGTCTGGTTTTAGCGCAGATGGAGAAGTGTTACGAGGACCGGCTCAAGAAAATCTTGCAATGTATAAAAAATGTCATTGA
- a CDS encoding GntR family transcriptional regulator, translated as MNIFIDNKSGETIYNQIYSQIKSQIISGELKEDEPLPSIRNLAKDLRISVITTKRAYDELEKEGFIYTVAGKGCFVAPKNVELLREENLKKIEEYIQKIMQLAASCNLSRQDIIDMFNIMEEE; from the coding sequence TTGAATATATTTATTGATAATAAGAGCGGTGAGACAATTTATAATCAGATTTATAGTCAGATTAAGAGTCAGATTATCAGTGGAGAATTAAAAGAGGATGAACCGCTCCCATCCATTCGTAATCTTGCAAAGGATTTACGGATTAGTGTAATTACTACAAAGCGTGCATATGACGAGTTGGAGAAGGAAGGATTTATCTATACAGTAGCAGGAAAGGGCTGTTTTGTAGCGCCTAAGAATGTGGAATTGTTAAGGGAAGAGAATCTGAAAAAAATTGAGGAATATATACAGAAGATAATGCAGCTCGCAGCATCCTGTAATCTGAGCAGACAGGATATTATTGATATGTTTAATATTATGGAGGAGGAATAA